TGAttcatcttattgatttatagccTAACTACAAAATTGAAGAAAGTCACAAGAAAATGAGGAGTCCCTATTTGCAAGATTATCTTGCTAAGGTCAACTTGGAGAATTGTAATGCCTTCCAAGAGGATGGGCCATTATCTCAAACATCATCGAGTATAGTGGGAAAAAAATGATTCCAGTCAAAACAGCATGGTTGAAACTTCCTCACAAACTCTAATGCAGAATTGTCAATGTTGAGTTCAATAAGCTTACAGAGCTTCAACCCCAAAATCTGAAGTTTCCGATGCTTGATACTAAcacatgataaacacttgaatttcCCTAATTTGTAATTTGAAACTGTTGAGCAAGAAGTAATGAATACTCAATGGCAACAGCATAAATAATTTGAACCAAATCATGGAAGATGTCTGAAATGGGAGAAGAATAAATTACCTTTTGTTTACATTATGACATGTTGGAAGTGGTTCTGACAACGGGAGGTGACTCGTAGACGAGGTGTTGCAACCCAGGCTTGAGCTCCTTGTTGCAGAACTCTTCGTACTCCTGTCCATCTCCAGCCTTCTTCTTCACCTCAACCACCACCATGGATGGCGTTAGCTCATATATCTCCACACCAATCGTCAGTGGGCCCTTCTCCCCCTCTCTCGTCCCTTCCAAGCTGATCCTGCAATCCTTCCGCCTGACCTTGAAGCTCACAACCTTTGCAATCTCCTCCAATTTCGATATGATCTGTGACACGGGCTCCTTGGACAGGAACCTGGTCATCTCCTCTGTTTCTTCGAACAACCCTGAGAGGTCGAATCCCCTGGAGAAAGATATGATATCGAACGCGGTAAGGCTCGGCGGCCTTGGCAATGGATGGTGGTGCTGCTCGTCCGAGAATGTAGGCGGGCAGGAAGCGACGGAGCAGTCCGATTCCGACCCCGATTCGTATGTCTCATCTTGCTTAGGTTCGTTATTCTGCAGTTGGTCATCTTCGGGATCATCTTCGGGATCATTTTCGGGATCATCTATGCTATGTAACTGGTTGTCTTCGATGTAGAATCGGACGTGTCGGAACCCTTTCCTGAACCAGGGATTCTCCATGATCTCCGGAATGGTGATTCGGGTTTGGGGATTGACATcgaggaggcggtggaggaggtGGACGAGATCCTGCGAGAACCATCGCGGGCACCGGAAGACGCCTTTGTAGATCTTGCGGTACATGGCCACGATGCTGCGGTCGTGGAAGGGAAGGTAACCTGCCATAAGCACGAAGAGGATGACGCCACAGGACCAGACGTCGATCTTGGCGCCATCGTAGCCCCTCCGGGAGAGCACCTCGGGCGCGACATAGGCGGGCGTGCCGCAGAAGGTGTGGAAAAGCCCGTCGCCGCGCATCTGTTCGGCAACGGCGGAGAGGCCGAAGTCCGATACCTTGAGATCGCCGTGATCGTCGACGAGGAGATTCTCCGGCTTGAGATCCCGGTGGAAGACGCCGCGTGCGTGGCAGAAGGCGACGGCGGAGATCAGCTGTTGGAAGTAGCGGCGGGCGGTGTCCTCCAGGAGGCGGCCCTTGGATACGCGGGAGAAGAGCTCGCCGCCGCGGACGTACTCCATGACGAAGTAGATCTTGGTCTTGGTGGCCATGACCTCGAAGAGCTGGACGATATAGGGGTGGCGGACGCGGCGGAGGATGGCGATCTCGCGTTTGATGTGCGCAACGAGGCCGCTCTTGAGAATACTCTCCTTGTCGAGGGCCTTAATGGCGACGAGCTCGTCGGTGCGCACGTCGCGGGCGACGTAGACCTTGGCGAAGGTCCCGGCGCCGAGGAGCTTGCCCACCTCGAAGCGACCAAGGAGGAGGCCGCcgtctttctttctccttttgtcgtgcTCGCTCGGCATCATCGTGACCGCCTCCTCCATCAGGGATCGGATCccaacccttcttcttcttcctttcccttcCCCTCGTCAAGCCAGAGCCAGAGCCAGAGCCAGAGCCAattctatttctctctctctgaagGCGCCTATCGATTGCCCTTTTTTCCCGTCGCAACGGGATCTGTGGGAAGGAGAAGCGGCTTCAAGATATCGAATGGTAGTATATAAAGGGCAGGGGCGGAAGCGTCGGTGGCGGAGCGATAGCTTCTCCTAGACGAAGAAAACGTGACGGTAAAGCGACGGAAGGAGGAGTACCTAGTCGGGACCTCCGTTTAAGATAACGGGCATCGCAACGTCTGTTGTCTTTTGCGTTTGCCTTTCGCTCCCAACCCCTCATCGACTCGTTCCgaaataaaaggaaaacaaatcatTTATTTTCACCGATCGCTCAATTCGCATTCTTGTATTGGATAATGGTGGTGGCGCGCACGTTTGTCGACGAGGGTGTCAACATGGGTAAGTGGAAAGGAAGGCATCAGCGGCCATATAGTTGCTTTGAGATTCGTACGTAGTTCAATCTGACGGTCGAGTTCATACATTCAGTAGCACTTGCTCGACCGGGAACTCCGGCTTTGTAGGGACGCGTGGGAGTACGGCAGTGTTTATTGGTGAAGGACGGGTGAGGCGCGTCGCGATGGAACGGACAGCTGGAGGTGATTTGGTTATGGGTGTCTCCCAGTGAACAAGGAGCACGGGCATAATAAGTTGGCTGTTTTAACGGAGGGGCACCACCGTTTCTGTCCGTTCGTCGTAGCCGCTTCCTTAACCGGCCCTGTGGTTGGAGAAACGACAGGTCTCCCATGTAGGACCCAAATCTGCAAACACCGGAGTCCCCCAGATAGGCGTTCGGGTACCGACCAAGCACGTACACGAGTAAAAGAAAGTTCGAAAGCAAAGGAAAGCGTCTATTATAGCTGTCGTCAGCTGCCACGCGGCCGAAAATGACGGCTGAATAATGTTTTCTAGGTTGAGGTACCCATTAACCGATACCCCCGTGCGCACACGCCTTACAATTGAAGGAAATTGAGAGCCCGCAGGAGATCCGTCGGTTGACAAAGTCAGGTACGGCCAAAAAAGGGACCTCGAAGTATGCGTGTTCTTTAGTATTCATCGCGCGTGGCGGTTTTGCTCGCCGCGGGCGGCGGGACGACCGGCACGGGGCGCCGGTCGTGCTCGCACGTGAATCACACGCTACAAAGCGTGAGGCAAAGTAGTACCTGCTTACTCGTAgaattcaaatatatttgaataaTAATTATGACATAAATGTAAAAAACTATGgactaatacatatatatatatatatatatacttaattaCCATCTCAAAGCCTCAAACTATATGCAGATACTAAAAATCACCTaaataaaatgacaaatcccaccgatcATATAGGACAGCAATCGAAGCCATACAAATAGAACGTACGTGTCGCATAAATATAGATTCTAACAGCCGGCCAAGGAAGACTTGCATTCGTCTTGACCTGGTCAAACAAATGCATTCACCTGCATCACTTGACGAACTATTTTGGCAGTTTCTCATTTTGCCACCACAAAAACAATACCTAATCGGACTTGTCGGTCTGACAGAAAAATATAGATATGTTCATTTGGTAAACATGCCAGTTTTTGTATCAGTAAACAATACCATTTCCAAACCCCGTTGAAGTCCGCGGTCAACGCATGGAACGATTCCATATAGGCCGTGGGCTTGGGCCTAAATAAGGCAAAATTGGGACAACAATTGGACTACCAATTTGGTCAAAATTTCTTCAGAGCTTTCAATCAGTCTCCGCCAGAGTAGATGAGCCAACAACACTGTTTCTTTTTGGTTTTTTTATGGCTCTCTTGCATGataatgtaataattttttttacgaGAAAATAATTCATTGGACCTGGAGGgatgaattaatattttttttaaaagaattatatattaaaataattcacTGAACCAGGAGATCTCCCACCGACAACAAATATCACATCACCAATCAcgaaaataataggaatgataacGCATTAGGTAGCTATTAA
The DNA window shown above is from Musa acuminata AAA Group cultivar baxijiao chromosome BXJ2-4, Cavendish_Baxijiao_AAA, whole genome shotgun sequence and carries:
- the LOC103981497 gene encoding CBL-interacting protein kinase 19, which codes for MEEAVTMMPSEHDKRRKKDGGLLLGRFEVGKLLGAGTFAKVYVARDVRTDELVAIKALDKESILKSGLVAHIKREIAILRRVRHPYIVQLFEVMATKTKIYFVMEYVRGGELFSRVSKGRLLEDTARRYFQQLISAVAFCHARGVFHRDLKPENLLVDDHGDLKVSDFGLSAVAEQMRGDGLFHTFCGTPAYVAPEVLSRRGYDGAKIDVWSCGVILFVLMAGYLPFHDRSIVAMYRKIYKGVFRCPRWFSQDLVHLLHRLLDVNPQTRITIPEIMENPWFRKGFRHVRFYIEDNQLHSIDDPENDPEDDPEDDQLQNNEPKQDETYESGSESDCSVASCPPTFSDEQHHHPLPRPPSLTAFDIISFSRGFDLSGLFEETEEMTRFLSKEPVSQIISKLEEIAKVVSFKVRRKDCRISLEGTREGEKGPLTIGVEIYELTPSMVVVEVKKKAGDGQEYEEFCNKELKPGLQHLVYESPPVVRTTSNMS